In Calditrichota bacterium, the genomic stretch ATGTTGGACTCGACGACTTCAATCGTATCCGAAACTGTGACTTGTCCCGCCGAATTGTAAGCAGTTGCCGAAACAATCCGCCTGCCAGCCGAAGCAAAAACAACTTCCGCTCTTCCGTTCAATCCCGGGTTTTGCACAAAATCCACATCAACGCGTTCCGCATGTTGGCTGTGCCATTCGACCGCCGCCGGCTTTCCGACCTCGACGCTGTCAACAATCGCCAGCCAGACTACCGGCAACTCCGGAGATTGCGGTTCTCGCACGAAAACTGTGTCTGTTTTTATCGTCGTCTTTTCTCCCGCTCCGTAAGCAGTAGCCGTGAAAATTTTGTAGCCGGGGCTTTCAAAAATAATTTCCTCGGAACCGCTGGGCCCGCGCACGCCAATTCCCTGATCAATGATCACTTGAAATCCGTCAGACTGCCAGGTTACCACTACCGGATCGCCAAAATCGACTTCCGCAGGAGTCGCGGAAAAATCCAAATTCGGCGCATCAAAGTCTCGCACGGTCACCGTGACCTGAGCCTGCGCCGAACCACCGTCTCCGTAAGCAACGGCGTGAATGACATATTCGCCGGGTTGAGAAAATGTCAACTGGTATTCGCCATTCAAACCGGCTTGCGGCGTGAAATCGATCATGACGACATTCGCATTTTCCGACGTCCAAGTCAAAGTTATCGGCTCGTTCACCAAAACTTCCAGCGGATTTGCCGTCAACGAAATTGTTGGCGGATCTGGCGGCGATGGCTGTTTTTCCGCAACGACTAATTGAACCTTTCGTGAAACCGTGCCGCCTGGATTTGTCGCATACAACGTAAATTGCGTTGACACATCAGGCGACACATTGATCTGACCTTCGGGAGTCGCTTCTCCGATTCCCTGATCAATGATGACGTGCAGATTTTCTCCGCTGACAGACCACCGAAGCGTAGCGGTCTGACCTTGTTCAATTGAATCGGGTTCCACGGTGAAATTTTGAATTATGGGCGGGTCGGTAGTGATTGGATCGCGCTGGCCTACCTTCAAAAAAGCAGACCTGGAAACAGTTCCCGCTGAATTCGTCGCATAAACAGTGTACAGCGTTGATATCTCCGGACTCACATTCTGGTTTCCTGACAAACCCACTTCTCCGATTCCCTGGTCAATAATCACACGCGCGCCTTGTCCGCTGACCTGCCAGTGCAAGACCGCATTTTGACCAGACTGAATGGAATCTGGCGTCAACTCAAATTCTTCAATATTCGGTAAATCCGGCAAATTATTCGGATTGACAAAAAGCGTATCAGTGGCAGTGGCCTCGCCGCCGGGTCCAGTAGCGCGCGCTTCGATGGGATAGACCCCGGGAGTGTCGAATTTCACTTGCCAGGCGCCGCTTAATCCCGCACCAACAACAAAATCAACCGAAACATTCACAGCGTTGTGGGATTGCCAGCGAATCGTCGCGCTCTCGCCAGCCTGAATATTCTTGGGCTGAACCGATACGTCAATCGTCGGAGGAGTCCCGGGAT encodes the following:
- a CDS encoding PEGA domain-containing protein; its protein translation is MDSKRTALWWGIVFAIFWGLSCSKAPLPTQTNEGNIEKQNNVGKIIITAIDLNGDALDSANVYWDGKFIGLTPLEKNDVVTGTHTVRVQKTGFELYSEFITINSTETSFIEAILKKLALNKGQLFVTVDQDSVVTTVTDADNNVVDLFFDQVRSLVLDPGGYFIKAERPGYRIFHVAVEIRIDSIVIQNIHLEKLENSELPEVVLALPDSGQVNVPVAIAWESSRAERLDIDYVPNPGLSGKREIVFQLSGMKYIRATAYNNAGSVTSLDSIFIADPVNDPGTPPTIDVSVQPKNIQAGESATIRWQSHNAVNVSVDFVVGAGLSGAWQVKFDTPGVYPIEARATGPGGEATATDTLFVNPNNLPDLPNIEEFELTPDSIQSGQNAVLHWQVSGQGARVIIDQGIGEVGLSGNQNVSPEISTLYTVYATNSAGTVSRSAFLKVGQRDPITTDPPIIQNFTVEPDSIEQGQTATLRWSVSGENLHVIIDQGIGEATPEGQINVSPDVSTQFTLYATNPGGTVSRKVQLVVAEKQPSPPDPPTISLTANPLEVLVNEPITLTWTSENANVVMIDFTPQAGLNGEYQLTFSQPGEYVIHAVAYGDGGSAQAQVTVTVRDFDAPNLDFSATPAEVDFGDPVVVTWQSDGFQVIIDQGIGVRGPSGSEEIIFESPGYKIFTATAYGAGEKTTIKTDTVFVREPQSPELPVVWLAIVDSVEVGKPAAVEWHSQHAERVDVDFVQNPGLNGRAEVVFASAGRRIVSATAYNSAGQVTVSDTIEVVESNIYQQMLPIYVSSQTTVAAIHPTVPQVVENAGQTEIIKAGYYRITAAVWYNSGDLQKNESFFIVLHDENGNNIYPEDPNAGIYKVVPDDPGKAHVSERNAGLFYLNQGEITISLHHYYTIAQQFPQFVVDGPIDGPESVHVVSFKLEYWQP